CGCCCATGCTCAATACACGCACGCTGTCGCCGTACTTCTCGCCGAACAGCGCCATGGCGCCCTTGGCCTTGGCGGTCTCGATATCGGTCTCTTCGGTTTCTACGGCGGTGTTCTTGCGAATCTCGGCGTTGACGATGTCTTCCAGGGCCTTGATCTGCTCAGGCTTGATCGCTTCAAAGTGGCTGAAGTCGAAGCGCAGGCGCTGGCTGTCGACCAACGAACCTTTCTGCTGAACATGGTCGCCCAGCACCTGGCGCAGCGCGGCGTGCAGCAAGTGCGTGGCCGAGTGGTTCAGCGCGGTGGCGTGGCGTACATCGGCATCTACCTGGGTGTCGACCGGCGCGCCGATAGTCAGGTTGCCCAGCACCAGCACGCCGTGATGCAGGAACGCACCGCCGGTCTTGGTGGTGTCGCGCACTTCAAAGCGCCCGGAAGTCGAACTCAGGAAACCACAGTCGCCGACCTGGCCACCGGATTCGGCGTAGAACGGCGTCTGGTCCAGGACCACCACCGCTGCGTCGCCTTCGTTCAGCACGTCGACCGATTTGCCGTCTTTGTAAATGGCAACGATCTTGGCCGAGCCAACGGTTGCGTTGTAGCCGGTGAACTCGGTCGGTACGTCAACCTTGACCAGGGTGTTGTAGTCCAGGCCAAAGGAGCTGGCGGAACGCGCACGCACGCGCTGGGCCTCCATCTCACGCTCAAAACCGGCTTCATCGACGGTCAGCTCACGCTCACGGGCGATGTCGGCGGTCAGGTCCATCGGGAAACCATAGGTGTCGTAGAGTTTGAACACCACGTCGCCCGGCACCACGGTGCCTTTGAGCTCAGCCAGGTCCTGCTCCAGAATCTTCAGGCCGTGTTCCAGGGTCTTGGAGAATTGCTCCTCCTCGGCCTTAAGCACACGCTCGATGTTGCTTTGCTGCTGCTTGAGTTCCGGGAACGCTTCGCCCATCTCGGCAACCAGCGCGGCCACGATTTTGTAGAAGAAGCTGCCGGTGGCGCCCAGCTTGTTACCGTGACGGCAAGCGCGACGGATGATGCGGCGCAACACGTAGCCACGGCCTTCGTTGGACGGCAGCACACCGTCGGCGATCAGGAAACCGCAGGAACGGATGTGGTCCGACACCACCTTGAGCGAAGACTGGCTTTCATTGGCGCAACCAATGGCCGCCGCCGACGCGCTCAGCAGGTTGGTGAACAGGTCGATTTCATAGTTGGAATGAACGTGCTGCATCACCGCACTGATCCGCTCCAGGCCCATGCCGGTGTCCACCGACGGCGCCGGCAGCGGATGCAACACGCCATCGGCGGTGCGGTTGAACTGCATGAACACGTTGTTCCAGATCTCGATATAGCGGTCGCCGTCTTCTTCCGGCGAGCCTGGCGGGCCGCCCCAGATATCGGCGCCGTGATCGTAGAAAATCTCGGTGCAGGGGCCGCACGGGCCGGTATCGCCCATGGTCCAGAAGTTATCGGAGGCATACGGCGCGCCTTTGTTGTCGCCGATGCGGATCATGCGCTCGACGGGCACGCCGATGTGCTGGGTCCAGATGTCATACGCTTCGTCGTCCGTGGCGTACACGGTGACCCAGAGTTTTTCCTGGGGCAGCTTCAACACGCCGGTCAGGAAGGTCCAGGCGAAGGTAATCGCGTCTTTCTTGAAATAGTCACCGAAGCTGAAGTTACCCAGCATTTCGAAGAATGTGTGGTGGCGAGCGGTGTAACCGACGTTCTCCAGGTCACTGTTCTTACCGCCGGCGCGTACGCACTTCTGGCTGCTGGTGGCGCGGGTGTAGGCGCGTTTTTCCTGGCCCAGGAAGCAGTCCTTGAACTGGTTCATCCCCGCGTTAGTGAACAGCAGGGTCGGGTCATTGCCTGGGATCAAGGAGCTGGAGGAGACACGGGTGTGACCTTGCTCTTCGAAGAAGCGAAGGAAGGCTTCACGGATTTCTGCGCTTTTCATTAGGTTCTTCCACGGAGGCTGCGGCCAAAGGCCAGTGCGCAACATCATCAGACGGAGCGACGGCAAAAGGCCGCATTATATCGGCCCTTTGCCGGTGGTACAGCGTGTTTATGCGATAGAGAAGCTCAATTAGACGGTCAACACGCTCATTTGCGCGAAAAATCGACGAATGCCTTGAGCACCTGCTCAATCTGAGCCCGGCTCACATCCAAATGGGTGACCATACGCAGGCGCGGCGCGGCGCTCAACTTGATCCCGCGTTCGGCGGCAAAGGCTTGGAGCGCCGAGGCCAGGTCACCGACGCGCAGATAGACCATGTTGGTCTGCACCGGCTCCACCTCATACCCCGCTTTGCGCAATTGGTCCCCCAGCCACTGGGCGTTGGCGTGGTCGTCAGCCAGGCGCTGCACCTGTTGATCCAGCGCATACAACCCGGCTGCCGCCAGAGAACCGGCCTGGCGCATGCCGCCGCCGACCATCTTGCGCAAACGGCGGGCCTTGGCGATCAGCGCGGTGGAGCCGCATAGCACCGAGCCAATCGGCGCACCGAGGCCTTTGGACAGGCACACCGACACCGAATCGAAATGCTGGGCGATCTCCCGCGCGTCTACCCCCAACTTGACTGCTGCGTTATAGAGGCGCGCCCCGTCCAGATGCAGAGCCAGGCCATGCTCACGGGTAAAGGCCCGCGCCTGGGCCAGGTAATCCAAGGGCAACACCTTGCCCTGCATGGTGTTTTCCAGTGCCAGCAGGCGGGTGCGGGCGAAGTGGAAATCGTCCGGTTTGATCGCTTCCAGCACGTGCTTCAAATCCAGGGAGCCGTCTGCCTGCACTTCCAGCGGTTGCGGCTGGATCGAGCCCAGTACCGCCGCGCCACCGCCTTCGTATTTGTAAGTGTGGGCCTGCTGGCCAACGATATATTCCTCGCCGCGCTCACAGTGAGCCATCAACGCCAGCAGGTTGCTCATGGTGCCGGTGGGCACGAACAACGCGGCCGCAAACCCCAGGCGCTTGGCCAGTTCGGCTTCCAGACGATTGACGCTGGGGTCCTCACCGTAGACGTCATCGCCGCTGACGGCACTGGCCATCGCATCGAGCATGCCGGGGGTGGGCTGGGTCACAGTATCGCTACGCAGGTCAATCACAGTCATGAAGCAGGCCTCGGGCAAGTTGGATAAGTCCTTTTGTGAGTGATTACTGCGGGCAAAGCCGAGGAATATCAAGCCCCGTCTG
This region of Pseudomonas asgharzadehiana genomic DNA includes:
- the alaS gene encoding alanine--tRNA ligase is translated as MKSAEIREAFLRFFEEQGHTRVSSSSLIPGNDPTLLFTNAGMNQFKDCFLGQEKRAYTRATSSQKCVRAGGKNSDLENVGYTARHHTFFEMLGNFSFGDYFKKDAITFAWTFLTGVLKLPQEKLWVTVYATDDEAYDIWTQHIGVPVERMIRIGDNKGAPYASDNFWTMGDTGPCGPCTEIFYDHGADIWGGPPGSPEEDGDRYIEIWNNVFMQFNRTADGVLHPLPAPSVDTGMGLERISAVMQHVHSNYEIDLFTNLLSASAAAIGCANESQSSLKVVSDHIRSCGFLIADGVLPSNEGRGYVLRRIIRRACRHGNKLGATGSFFYKIVAALVAEMGEAFPELKQQQSNIERVLKAEEEQFSKTLEHGLKILEQDLAELKGTVVPGDVVFKLYDTYGFPMDLTADIARERELTVDEAGFEREMEAQRVRARSASSFGLDYNTLVKVDVPTEFTGYNATVGSAKIVAIYKDGKSVDVLNEGDAAVVVLDQTPFYAESGGQVGDCGFLSSTSGRFEVRDTTKTGGAFLHHGVLVLGNLTIGAPVDTQVDADVRHATALNHSATHLLHAALRQVLGDHVQQKGSLVDSQRLRFDFSHFEAIKPEQIKALEDIVNAEIRKNTAVETEETDIETAKAKGAMALFGEKYGDSVRVLSMGGDFSVELCGGIHANRTGDIALLKIISEGGVASGVRRIEAVTGAAALAYLNAGEEQLKEAASLVKGSRDNLIDKLSAVLERNRALEKQLEQLQAKAASAAGDDLSASAVDVKDVKVLAARLDGQDGKALLALVDQLKNKLGRAVILLGSVHEDKVVLVAGVTKDLTGQLKAGDLMKQAAAAVGGKGGGRPDMAQGGGVDAGALDAALALTVPFVEAGI
- the ltaE gene encoding low-specificity L-threonine aldolase, whose protein sequence is MTVIDLRSDTVTQPTPGMLDAMASAVSGDDVYGEDPSVNRLEAELAKRLGFAAALFVPTGTMSNLLALMAHCERGEEYIVGQQAHTYKYEGGGAAVLGSIQPQPLEVQADGSLDLKHVLEAIKPDDFHFARTRLLALENTMQGKVLPLDYLAQARAFTREHGLALHLDGARLYNAAVKLGVDAREIAQHFDSVSVCLSKGLGAPIGSVLCGSTALIAKARRLRKMVGGGMRQAGSLAAAGLYALDQQVQRLADDHANAQWLGDQLRKAGYEVEPVQTNMVYLRVGDLASALQAFAAERGIKLSAAPRLRMVTHLDVSRAQIEQVLKAFVDFSRK